Proteins encoded in a region of the Streptomyces violaceoruber genome:
- a CDS encoding aminotransferase class V-fold PLP-dependent enzyme, translating to MDGEVTGPHSGAMESFENLVRTEFAPKTTYLNTASTGLLPARTLAAMRDAAASAAEGQPLDMFADVEASRAAYARLVGVPATRVATGASVATFSGLVAASLPPGAEVLTAEADFSSLVNPLYTRGDLKVRSVPLERLAESVGPDTALVAVSSVQSADGRLADLAALRDAARAHGARTLIDASQSNGWLPLAAGDFDFVVAVAYKWVLCPRGVAFLVVPEDLGAAAGLTPLFAGWASGEHPWDSCYGPVEELAHSARRFDESPALFSYTGARHSLALIEELGVDAVHAHDTGLADRFRAGVRSLGHEPVDAPGSAIVSVPGLGHRQGELGGAGVQVSDRAGNLRAAFHAYNTAADVDRLLDVLAG from the coding sequence ATGGACGGGGAGGTCACGGGACCGCACAGTGGTGCCATGGAGAGCTTCGAGAACCTCGTCCGCACCGAGTTCGCCCCGAAGACCACGTATCTGAACACCGCCAGCACCGGCCTGCTCCCCGCCCGGACCCTCGCGGCCATGCGCGACGCGGCGGCCTCCGCCGCGGAGGGGCAGCCGCTCGACATGTTCGCCGACGTCGAGGCGTCCCGGGCCGCGTACGCCCGCCTCGTGGGAGTGCCCGCCACCCGGGTCGCGACCGGCGCGTCCGTCGCCACGTTCAGCGGGCTCGTCGCCGCGTCGCTGCCCCCGGGCGCCGAAGTCCTCACCGCGGAGGCCGACTTCAGCTCCCTGGTGAACCCGCTGTACACCCGCGGCGACCTGAAGGTGCGCAGTGTGCCGCTGGAACGGCTGGCCGAGTCGGTGGGTCCTGACACCGCGCTCGTCGCGGTCAGTTCCGTGCAGTCCGCCGACGGGCGGCTCGCCGACCTCGCCGCGCTGCGGGACGCCGCCCGGGCGCACGGGGCGCGGACGCTGATCGACGCCTCGCAGTCGAACGGGTGGCTGCCGCTGGCCGCCGGCGACTTCGACTTCGTGGTCGCCGTCGCCTACAAGTGGGTCCTGTGCCCGCGCGGCGTCGCCTTCCTCGTCGTACCGGAGGACCTGGGGGCGGCGGCCGGGCTGACACCGCTGTTCGCCGGGTGGGCGTCCGGTGAGCACCCCTGGGACAGCTGCTACGGCCCCGTGGAGGAACTCGCGCACTCCGCCCGGCGGTTCGACGAGAGCCCCGCCCTGTTCTCCTACACCGGCGCCCGGCACTCCCTGGCCCTGATCGAGGAACTGGGCGTCGACGCGGTGCACGCCCACGACACCGGGCTCGCCGACCGGTTCCGCGCCGGGGTGCGCTCGCTGGGCCACGAGCCGGTGGACGCGCCGGGCTCCGCGATCGTGTCCGTGCCGGGACTCGGACACCGGCAGGGCGAGCTGGGCGGGGCCGGCGTCCAGGTCTCGGACCGGGCGGGCAATCTGCGGGCCGCCTTCCACGCGTACAACACCGCGGCCGACGTGGACCGGCTGCTCGACGTGCTGGCGGGCTGA
- the thpD gene encoding ectoine hydroxylase gives MTTTTTNVTDLYPTRGATEVATPRQDPVVWGSPDAPGPVSAGDLQALDRDGFLAIDQLITPDEVGEYQRELERLTTDPAIRADERSIVEPQSKEIRSVFEVHKISEVFAKLVRDERVVGRARQILGSDVYVHQSRINVKPGFGASGFYWHSDFETWHAEDGLPNMRTISVSIALTENYDTNGGLMIMPGSHKTFLGCAGATPKDNYKKSLQMQDAGTPSDEGLTKMASEYGIKLFTGKAGSATWFDCNCMHGSGDNITPFPRSNVFIVFNSVENTAVEPFAAPIRRPEFIGARDFTPVK, from the coding sequence GTGACCACCACGACCACGAACGTCACTGATCTCTATCCCACCCGCGGCGCCACCGAAGTGGCCACCCCTCGGCAGGACCCGGTCGTCTGGGGCTCCCCGGACGCGCCCGGCCCCGTCTCTGCGGGCGACCTCCAGGCGCTGGACCGCGACGGCTTCCTCGCCATCGACCAGCTGATCACCCCGGACGAGGTCGGCGAGTACCAGCGTGAGCTGGAGCGCCTCACCACCGACCCGGCCATCCGCGCGGACGAGCGCTCGATCGTCGAGCCGCAGTCCAAGGAGATCCGGTCGGTCTTCGAGGTGCACAAGATCAGTGAGGTCTTCGCCAAGCTGGTGCGCGACGAGCGCGTGGTCGGGCGGGCGCGGCAGATCCTCGGCTCGGACGTGTACGTCCACCAGTCGCGGATCAACGTCAAGCCGGGCTTCGGGGCCAGCGGTTTCTACTGGCACTCGGACTTCGAGACCTGGCACGCCGAGGACGGCCTGCCCAACATGCGCACGATCTCGGTCTCGATCGCGCTCACCGAGAACTACGACACCAACGGCGGTCTGATGATCATGCCGGGGTCGCACAAGACGTTCCTCGGGTGCGCGGGGGCCACGCCGAAGGACAACTACAAGAAGTCCCTGCAGATGCAGGACGCGGGGACGCCGTCCGACGAGGGCCTGACGAAGATGGCCTCGGAGTACGGCATCAAGCTGTTCACCGGCAAGGCCGGTTCGGCGACCTGGTTCGACTGCAACTGCATGCACGGGTCGGGCGACAACATCACGCCGTTCCCGCGCAGCAACGTGTTCATCGTGTTCAACAGCGTGGAGAACACGGCGGTCGAGCCGTTCGCGGCTCCCATCCGGCGGCCGGAGTTCATCGGGGCGCGGGACTTCACGCCGGTGAAGTGA
- a CDS encoding ectoine synthase has product MIVRSFKEFEGTDRHVKSASGTWESTRIVLAKEKVGFSVHETILYAGTETSMWYANHIEAVVCTKGDAELTDRETGKTYHITPGTMYLLDGHERHTLKVKEDFHCICVFNPPVTGREDHDENGVYPLLTEEV; this is encoded by the coding sequence GTGATCGTCCGTTCGTTCAAGGAGTTCGAAGGCACCGACCGGCACGTGAAGAGCGCGTCCGGCACCTGGGAAAGCACCCGGATCGTCCTCGCCAAGGAGAAGGTCGGCTTCTCCGTGCACGAGACGATCCTGTACGCGGGTACGGAGACGTCGATGTGGTACGCCAACCACATCGAGGCCGTCGTCTGCACCAAGGGCGACGCCGAGTTGACCGACCGCGAGACGGGGAAGACGTACCACATCACGCCGGGCACGATGTATCTCCTCGACGGCCACGAGCGGCACACGCTCAAGGTCAAGGAGGACTTCCACTGCATCTGTGTCTTCAACCCGCCCGTCACCGGACGGGAGGATCACGACGAGAACGGCGTCTACCCGCTGCTCACCGAGGAGGTGTGA
- the ectB gene encoding diaminobutyrate--2-oxoglutarate transaminase, whose amino-acid sequence MTITQPDLSVFETVESEVRSYCRGWPTVFDRAVGSRMYDEDGHEYLDFFAGAGSLNYGHNNAVLKRALIDYLERDGVTHGLDMSTTAKRRFLETFQNTILRPRDLPYKVMFPGPTGTNAVESALKLARKVKGRESIVSFTNAFHGMSLGSLAVTGNAFKRAGAGIPLVHGTPMPFDNYFDGTVEDFIWFERLLEDQGSGLNKPAAVIVETVQGEGGINVARAEWLRALADLCERQDMLLIVDDIQMGCGRTGAFFSFEEAGITPDIVTVSKSISGYGMPMALTLFKPELDVWEPGEHNGTFRGNNPAFVTATATLEAYWADGSAMEKQTRKRGEQVEQHMIAITEENLADVKEYRGRGLVWGLEFHDKDRAGRVAKRAFELGLLIETSGPESEVVKLLPALTITPDELDEGMKTLARAVRETA is encoded by the coding sequence GTGACCATCACCCAGCCCGACCTCAGCGTCTTCGAGACCGTCGAGTCCGAGGTGCGCAGCTACTGCCGCGGCTGGCCCACCGTCTTCGACCGTGCGGTCGGCAGCCGCATGTACGACGAGGACGGCCACGAGTACCTCGACTTCTTCGCCGGAGCGGGCTCGCTCAACTACGGGCACAACAACGCGGTCCTGAAACGCGCCCTGATCGACTACCTGGAGCGGGACGGCGTCACGCACGGGCTCGACATGTCGACGACGGCCAAGCGCCGCTTCCTGGAGACCTTCCAGAACACCATCCTGCGGCCCCGCGACCTGCCCTACAAGGTCATGTTCCCGGGCCCGACGGGCACCAACGCCGTCGAGTCCGCGCTCAAGCTGGCGCGCAAGGTGAAGGGGCGCGAGTCGATCGTGTCCTTCACCAACGCCTTCCACGGCATGTCGCTGGGCTCCCTCGCGGTGACCGGCAACGCCTTCAAGCGGGCCGGCGCCGGCATCCCGCTGGTGCACGGCACGCCCATGCCGTTCGACAACTACTTCGACGGCACCGTCGAGGACTTCATCTGGTTCGAGCGCCTGCTCGAGGACCAGGGCTCCGGCCTGAACAAGCCGGCCGCCGTGATCGTCGAGACCGTGCAGGGCGAGGGCGGCATCAACGTCGCCCGCGCCGAGTGGCTGCGCGCCCTGGCCGACCTGTGCGAGCGCCAGGACATGCTGCTCATCGTCGACGACATCCAGATGGGCTGCGGCCGTACCGGCGCCTTCTTCTCCTTCGAGGAGGCGGGCATCACGCCGGACATCGTCACCGTCTCCAAGTCCATCAGCGGCTACGGCATGCCGATGGCGCTGACCCTGTTCAAGCCGGAGCTGGACGTCTGGGAGCCGGGCGAGCACAACGGCACCTTCCGCGGCAACAACCCGGCCTTCGTCACTGCGACCGCCACCCTGGAGGCGTACTGGGCCGACGGGTCGGCGATGGAGAAGCAGACCCGCAAGCGCGGCGAGCAGGTCGAGCAGCACATGATCGCCATCACCGAGGAGAACCTCGCCGACGTCAAGGAGTACCGCGGCCGCGGCCTGGTCTGGGGCCTGGAGTTCCACGACAAGGACCGCGCGGGCCGGGTCGCCAAGCGCGCCTTCGAGCTGGGGCTGCTCATCGAGACCTCCGGCCCCGAGAGCGAGGTCGTCAAGCTGCTGCCGGCGCTCACCATCACGCCCGACGAGCTGGACGAGGGCATGAAGACCCTGGCCAGGGCCGTGCGCGAGACCGCGTGA
- the ectA gene encoding diaminobutyrate acetyltransferase, producing MTAAQADLQIDRPRVADGAALWRIARDSEVLDLNSSYSYLLWCRDFAATSAVVRDGHGVPVGFITGYVRPDSPDTLLVWQVAVDGTYRGRGLAATLVDGLADRVARERGITILETTISPDNTASQRLFTSFAERRGARLEREVLFDTAVFPDGPHEPEVLYRIGPLSAGG from the coding sequence ATGACTGCCGCGCAAGCAGACCTGCAAATCGATCGTCCGAGAGTGGCCGACGGCGCCGCCCTGTGGCGGATAGCGAGGGATTCCGAGGTCCTCGACCTGAACTCCTCGTACAGCTACCTGCTCTGGTGCCGGGACTTCGCCGCCACCTCGGCCGTCGTCCGCGACGGGCACGGCGTGCCGGTCGGCTTCATCACCGGCTACGTACGGCCGGACAGTCCCGACACCCTGCTCGTGTGGCAGGTGGCGGTGGACGGGACGTACCGTGGTCGTGGGCTCGCGGCAACGCTGGTCGACGGACTGGCGGACCGGGTGGCCCGCGAACGCGGGATCACCATCCTGGAGACAACGATCTCTCCCGACAACACGGCGTCCCAACGACTGTTCACCTCGTTCGCCGAGCGCCGCGGCGCCCGGCTTGAGCGCGAAGTCCTGTTCGACACGGCGGTGTTCCCCGACGGGCCCCACGAGCCCGAGGTCCTGTACCGCATCGGACCCCTGTCCGCCGGCGGCTGA
- a CDS encoding pyridoxal-phosphate-dependent aminotransferase family protein, producing the protein MTHPFLDLPPLSAGRFAAIEDRVARLLGTGQDVVVMQGEALLPLEGAIRAAAGPGTVALNVVTGPYGQTFGNWLRDCGATVHDLAVPFHTAVSAEQVGRALAEHPEIDFVSLVHAEAATGNTNPVAEIGEVVRAHGALFYLDAVASVGAEPVLPDAWGVDLCVIGAQKAMGGPAGVSAVSVSERAWARMAANPNAPRRSYLSLLDWKERWIDGGRKALLHAPAQLEMLALEACVERIEAEGPGTVMARHASAAAATRAGALALGGLEPYVYEAGDAAPVATTLRTPSDVDASALVARALESDPALPLAAGGGALAGEMIRVNHYGPDATRGAVQGCLAALGAALVERGVKADPEAARRAAEEAWERAAGPGLSEG; encoded by the coding sequence GTGACCCATCCCTTCCTGGACCTCCCCCCGCTGAGCGCCGGACGTTTCGCCGCGATCGAGGACCGGGTCGCGCGCCTGCTCGGCACCGGCCAGGACGTGGTGGTCATGCAGGGCGAGGCGCTGCTGCCGCTGGAGGGCGCCATCCGCGCCGCCGCGGGGCCCGGCACCGTCGCGCTGAACGTCGTCACGGGACCGTACGGGCAGACCTTCGGCAACTGGCTGCGGGACTGCGGCGCGACCGTGCACGACCTCGCCGTGCCGTTCCACACGGCCGTCTCCGCCGAGCAGGTCGGCCGGGCCCTGGCCGAACACCCGGAGATCGACTTCGTGTCCCTGGTGCACGCCGAGGCGGCGACCGGCAACACCAACCCGGTCGCGGAGATCGGCGAGGTGGTCCGGGCGCACGGCGCGCTGTTCTACCTGGACGCCGTGGCCTCGGTGGGCGCGGAGCCGGTGCTGCCGGACGCCTGGGGCGTGGACCTGTGCGTCATCGGCGCGCAGAAGGCGATGGGCGGCCCGGCGGGCGTCTCGGCGGTGTCGGTGAGCGAGCGGGCCTGGGCCCGCATGGCGGCGAACCCGAACGCCCCGCGGCGGTCGTACCTGTCGCTCCTCGACTGGAAGGAGCGCTGGATCGACGGCGGGCGCAAGGCGCTGCTGCACGCGCCGGCGCAGTTGGAGATGCTCGCGCTGGAGGCCTGCGTCGAGCGCATCGAGGCGGAGGGCCCCGGCACGGTGATGGCGCGGCACGCGTCCGCGGCGGCGGCCACCCGGGCCGGCGCGCTCGCGCTGGGCGGCCTGGAGCCGTACGTGTACGAGGCGGGGGACGCGGCGCCGGTGGCGACGACACTGCGCACGCCGTCGGACGTCGACGCGTCCGCGCTGGTGGCCCGTGCCCTGGAGTCCGACCCGGCGCTGCCGCTGGCGGCGGGCGGCGGCGCGCTGGCGGGCGAGATGATCCGGGTCAACCACTACGGTCCGGACGCGACGCGCGGGGCCGTGCAGGGCTGCCTGGCGGCACTGGGTGCCGCGCTGGTCGAGCGGGGCGTGAAGGCCGACCCGGAGGCCGCCCGGCGGGCCGCCGAGGAGGCGTGGGAGCGGGCGGCCGGGCCCGGCCTTTCGGAAGGATGA
- a CDS encoding amidohydrolase family protein yields the protein MSDRAVLHVKGRVLVGPEEVRDEVWVIDGRISYDRPTGAADVRTVEGWALPGLVDAHCHVGLDQHGAVPADVAEKQALTDREAGTLLVRDAGSPSDTRWIDDREDLPKIIRAGRHIARTRRYIRNYAWEVEPDDLVAYVAQEARRGDGWVKLVGDWIDRDLGDLSACWPRGAVEAAIAEAHRLGARVTAHCFAEDCLRDLVEAGIDCVEHATGLTDDTIPLFAERGVAIVPTLVNIATFPALADGGESRFPRWSAHMRRLHERRYDTVRSAYDAGIPVFVGTDAGGALAHGLAGAEVAELVTAGIPPVEALAATTWAARRWLGRPGLDEGAPADLVVYEQDPRADVRVLTAPRRVVLNGRVVG from the coding sequence ATGAGCGATCGCGCGGTGCTGCACGTGAAGGGTCGGGTGCTCGTCGGGCCGGAGGAGGTCCGGGACGAGGTGTGGGTGATCGACGGACGGATCTCCTACGACCGCCCCACGGGCGCCGCCGACGTCCGCACCGTCGAGGGATGGGCCCTGCCCGGCCTGGTCGACGCGCACTGCCACGTCGGCCTCGACCAGCACGGCGCCGTCCCCGCGGACGTGGCCGAGAAGCAGGCGCTGACCGACCGGGAGGCGGGCACCCTCCTCGTCCGGGACGCGGGCTCGCCCTCCGACACCCGCTGGATCGACGACCGCGAGGACCTCCCGAAGATCATCCGGGCCGGCCGGCACATCGCCCGCACCCGCCGCTACATCCGCAACTACGCCTGGGAGGTCGAGCCCGACGACCTCGTCGCCTACGTCGCCCAGGAGGCCCGGCGCGGCGACGGCTGGGTGAAACTGGTCGGCGACTGGATCGACCGCGACCTCGGCGACCTGTCGGCCTGCTGGCCGCGCGGCGCCGTGGAGGCGGCCATCGCCGAGGCCCACCGGCTGGGCGCCCGCGTCACCGCGCACTGCTTCGCCGAGGACTGCCTGCGCGACCTGGTCGAGGCAGGCATCGACTGCGTGGAGCACGCCACGGGACTGACCGACGACACGATCCCGCTCTTCGCCGAGCGCGGCGTCGCCATCGTCCCCACCCTGGTCAACATCGCCACCTTCCCCGCGCTGGCCGACGGCGGCGAGTCCCGGTTCCCGCGCTGGTCGGCCCACATGCGCCGGCTCCACGAACGCCGCTACGACACCGTCCGGAGCGCCTACGACGCCGGCATCCCGGTCTTCGTCGGCACCGACGCGGGCGGTGCCCTCGCCCACGGGCTGGCCGGGGCCGAGGTCGCCGAGCTGGTCACCGCGGGCATCCCGCCCGTCGAGGCCCTCGCCGCGACGACCTGGGCCGCCCGGCGCTGGCTCGGCCGCCCCGGCCTGGACGAGGGCGCGCCGGCGGACCTGGTGGTGTACGAGCAGGACCCGCGCGCGGACGTGCGCGTGCTGACCGCTCCGCGCCGGGTCGTGCTCAACGGGCGGGTCGTCGGTTGA
- a CDS encoding SCO1860 family LAETG-anchored protein, protein MNGNTFRMPARRLATVAAATALAAGPATLAGAGSAHATGDHGRASATVLRTGLDVSLLNKTVNVPLAVTLNEVQAPESAEKTALTARLDGVDGGKPFSVLRADVAEARATATAGKSEGSTTLARARLHVPGLPLLSVIEVQEVTSTATCEAGKQPVADANLLGPVTVLGKKVTLTTGGTTDVKVPGVGEVRLDLSKEETTSRTAAATALELKVSVNPGDLNVAEVDGTVTLARATCESPAAPADEAGQPPAQADEPPAEQDAERPAEPAADVKAQGARTEADLAETGGSSATPYVAAGAAALVLAGGGALVLARRRRG, encoded by the coding sequence TTGAACGGCAACACCTTCCGCATGCCCGCACGCCGTCTCGCCACCGTCGCGGCGGCCACGGCCCTGGCCGCGGGTCCCGCGACCCTGGCCGGCGCGGGGTCCGCCCACGCGACCGGCGACCACGGCCGCGCGAGCGCCACCGTGCTGCGCACCGGGCTCGACGTCTCCCTGCTCAACAAGACCGTGAACGTCCCGCTCGCGGTCACCCTCAACGAGGTGCAGGCGCCCGAGAGCGCCGAGAAGACCGCGCTCACCGCCCGGCTGGACGGCGTCGACGGCGGAAAGCCGTTCAGCGTCCTGCGCGCCGACGTGGCCGAGGCGAGGGCGACGGCCACCGCCGGGAAGAGCGAGGGCTCCACCACGCTGGCCCGCGCCAGGCTGCACGTTCCCGGCCTGCCGCTGCTGTCGGTGATCGAGGTCCAGGAGGTCACCTCCACGGCCACCTGCGAGGCCGGGAAGCAGCCGGTCGCCGACGCCAACCTCCTGGGACCCGTGACCGTCCTCGGCAAGAAGGTCACGCTCACCACCGGCGGGACGACGGACGTGAAGGTGCCCGGCGTCGGCGAGGTACGGCTCGACCTCTCGAAGGAGGAGACCACCTCCCGCACGGCCGCCGCCACCGCGCTCGAACTCAAGGTCTCCGTCAACCCCGGCGACCTGAACGTCGCCGAGGTCGACGGCACCGTCACCCTGGCCAGGGCGACCTGCGAGTCCCCGGCCGCCCCCGCGGACGAGGCCGGGCAGCCCCCGGCGCAGGCCGACGAGCCCCCGGCGGAGCAGGACGCGGAACGGCCCGCCGAGCCCGCGGCCGACGTGAAGGCCCAGGGCGCCCGCACCGAGGCCGACCTCGCCGAGACCGGCGGCAGCTCCGCGACGCCGTACGTCGCGGCCGGAGCCGCGGCCCTGGTCCTGGCGGGCGGCGGCGCCCTGGTCCTGGCCCGGCGCAGGCGCGGCTGA